One window of Salvelinus fontinalis isolate EN_2023a unplaced genomic scaffold, ASM2944872v1 scaffold_0065, whole genome shotgun sequence genomic DNA carries:
- the LOC129842788 gene encoding zinc finger protein 665-like, translated as MNPLSSEKETLIDEIEQSLFTLTVDNLRYLCERHGNDGLEIKGMNHRLLRRKVMEEMWDNTESMKSEEQGMSWLLRLKEDIRRMLEDASDEEMSPSKSEDDDDAVDYEEECDKEDSDWLPSNGLKAEHLSSSQSDDDAADCDKDWDVEENDWLASDGLEAESDPERHTPEQRDKPPPQPSPLSECPGRAFPSSTLLQGQKRVSVRLVDCRKTQGQSGHIIHKTSQTGEKPHSSSNAEQHKTLSGDRPSSHICDHCGKNFATARSLQLHIQNLKRFSDTVTAEKPHVCSECGKGFSQAYSLKIHWRTHTGEKPYVCCQCGKGFTESGTLKRHIRTHTGEKPFHCPRCGKDFIESGGLKKHIKRAHPGEEVVVPQKSVHTGEKPSHFSSDDCGMSFATSREQRLQRRKHTREKLRSTPDAKQRKEPLSGDGSHICDHCGKSFTTARSLKLHLQYLKRYRDNLTGEKPHVCSTCGKGFSEAGSLKRHLRTHTGEKPYVCHHCGKDYNDSGNLQKHIRTHTGEKPYHCLDCGKNFRVKISLKHHQEIVHTEHPHRCGQCKKSFITAERLESHIKTRHPPSDPLKNPHVCSECGRGFRYADNLKIHLRIHTGEKPYVCPRCGKDFTQSGLLQRHMRTHTGEKPYHCSVCGMKFRHTISLKQHHLKNHKGETLGPVRMHQGPLPCPHCGEKFSTKALLKDHLQKTHNSRVHCPQCDKTFSTKRNLLVHQRKHTGERPYLCPQCGKSFSLTGSLKLHLRIHAGEKPYRCTYCDKSFTSKSHCTLHLRIHTGEKPYQCPDCGRRFRDGNVLKNHRRTHTGEKPFQCRMCDKAFAQLSSLKKHQETHRQTPPVSVPRLPNPYLPHNQHVPYPYPHQTPL; from the exons ATGAATCCGCTCAGTTCAGAGAAGGAAACGTTGATTGATGAAATTGAACAGAGTTTATTCACTTTAACTGTGGACAATTTACGTTACCTGTGTGAACGTCATGGCAACGATGGATTGGAAATTAAAGGGATGAATCATCGCTTATTAAGGCGTAAAGTCATGGAGGAAATGTGGGACAATACGGAGTCAATGAAATCAGAGGAGCAGGGAATGTCTTGGTTACTCCGACTTAAAGAGGACATCAGAAGGATGCTGGAGGATGCTAGTGATGAGGAAATGAGTCCCAGCAAGTCcgaagatgatgatgatgctgtagACTATGAAGAAGAATGTGACAAAGAGGACAGCGATTGGTTGCCTAGCAATGGACTGAAGGCGGAACACTTGAGTTCCAGCCAATCCGATGATGACGCTGCAGACTGCGACAAAGACTGGGACGTGGAGGAAAATGATTGGTTGGCTAGCGATGGGCTGGAAGCAGAGTCAGATCCGGAGAGGCACACTCCAGAGCAGAGA GACAAGCCTCCCCCGCAACCCTCCCCTTTGTCAGAGTGCCCAGGTCGTGCCTTTCCCAGTAGTACCTTACTGCAGGGCCAGAAGAGGGTGTCCGTGCGGCTAGTCGACTGCAGGAAAACACAGGGGCAGAGTGGCCATATAATACACAAGACATCACAGACAGGAGAGAAACCCCACAGCTCGTCTAATGCTGAACAACACAAAACCCTCTCAGGAGACAGGCCTAGCTCCCATATCTGTGATCACTGTGGGAAGAATTTTGCCACAGCAAGAAGtctacaactacacatacagaacCTGAAGAGATTCAGTGATACCGTCACTGCAGAGAAACCACACGTGTGCTCTGAATGCGGAAAGGGATTCTCTCAGGCCTACAGTCTTAAGATACATTGGAGAACTCATACTGGGGAGAAACCGTATGTTTGTTGTCAGTGTGGAAAGGGTTTCACTGAATCTGGAaccttaaagagacacatcagAACTCACACAGGTGAGAAACCTTTCCACTGCCCTCGTTGTGGGAAGGACTTTATTGAATCTGGGGGTTTGAAGAAACACATCAAAAGAGCTCACCCAGGAGAGGAGGTCGTTGTCCCTCAAAAGAGCGTccatacaggagagaaaccttccCATTTCTCCTCTGACGACTGTGGGATGAGCTTTGCTACCTCACGCGAACAGAGACTACAACGGAGAAAACACACAAGAGAGAAGCTTCGCAGCACGCCTGATGCTAAGCAACGTAAGGAACCCCTCTCAGGAGATGGCTCCCATATCTGTGAtcattgtgggaagagttttaccacAGCAAGAAGTCTAAAACTACACCTACAGTACCTGAAGAGATACAGAGATAACTTGACTGGAGAGAAACCACACGTGTGTTCTACATGCGGAAAGGGATTCAGTGAGGCCGGAAGTCTTAAGAGACACCTGAGAACTCATACTGGGGAGAAACCGTATGTCTGCCATCATTGTGGGAAGGACTACAATGATTCTGGAAACTTACAGAAACACATCAGAACCCACACAGGTGAGAAACCTTACCACTGCTTGGATTGTGGGAAGAATTTCCGTGTAAAAATAAGCCTGAAACATCACCAGGAAATTGTTCACACAGAACACCCTCACCGTTGTGGTCAATGTAAGAAGAGTTTCATAACTGCAGAAAGACTGGAATCACACATAAAAACACGACACCCGCCAAGTGATCCTCTGAAGAACCCACACGTGTGCTCTGAATGTGGAAGGGGATTCAGATATGCCGACAATCTTAAAATACACCTGAGAATCCATACTGGGGAGAAACCGTACGTCTGCCCTCGTTGCGGTAAGGATTTTACTCAATCTGGACTCTTACAGAGACACATGAGAACTCACACGGGAGAGAAACCCTATCACTGCTCAGTGTGCGGGATGAAGTTTCGTCATACAATCTCGCTAAAGCAGCACCACCTGAAGAACCACAAGGGGGAGACACTGGGTCCAGTCCGTATGCATCAAGGCCCTCTTCCATGCCCCCACTGTGGGGAGAAGTTCTCTACCAAGGCTCTCCTAAAGGATCACCTGCAGAAGACCCACAACAGCAGAGTCCACTGCCCACAGTGCGACAAGACTTTCTCCACTAAACGTAATTTACTAGTCCACCAGAGGAAACACACTGGAGAGAGGCCTTACCTTTGCcctcagtgtgggaagagtttctcccTGACAGGGAGTTTAAAACTTCATCTCCGGATTCATGCTGGTGAGAAGCCTTACCGCTGTACTTACTGTGACAAGAGCTTCACAAGTAAGAGCCACTGCACTCTTCACCTGCGAATCCACACCGGAGAGAAGCCGTACCAATGCCCTGACTGCGGGAGGAGGTTTCGTGATGGGAATGTCTTGAAAAACCACCGTCGgacccacacaggagagaaaccgttccAGTGCCGCATGTGTGATAAAGCCTTTGCTCAGTTGAGCAGTCTGAAGAAACATCAGGAGACACACAGGCAAACTCCGCCTGTCTCTGTCCCAAGACTCCCTAATCCCTACCtaccacacaatcagcatgtcccttatccctaCCCACATCAGACTCCATTGTAA